From Pristiophorus japonicus isolate sPriJap1 chromosome 1, sPriJap1.hap1, whole genome shotgun sequence, a single genomic window includes:
- the LOC139261249 gene encoding zinc finger protein 436-like → MERHKDTRTTEKPWKCGDCVKRFNYPSELETHRRSHTGERPFTCSACGKGFTQSSSLNTHQRVHTGERPFTCHECGKGFNASSNLLTQQRAHSDKRPFKCSDCQKIFKSKQHLLKHQRIHTGERLFTCSMCRKGFTRSSHLLRHQRVHTGERPFICTMWERHNGLLKHQRIHTGERPFSCSVCGKRFADSSNLLIHQRVHTGERPFTCSVCGKGFTQSSSLLRHQRVHK, encoded by the exons atggagagacacaaggacacccgcaccacagagaaaccatggaaatgtggggactgtgtgaagagattcaattacccgtctgaacTCGAAactcatcggcgcagtcacactggggagaggccattcacctgctctgcatgtgggaaaggattcactcagtcatccagcctcaatacacaccaacgagttcacactggggagagaccgttcacctgccatgaatgtgggaagggatttaatgCTTCATCAAACCTCCTGACACAGCAGCGAGCTCACTCTGataagagaccttttaaatgttctgactgtcagAAGATCTTTAAAAGCAAACAGCACCTCCTGaaacaccaacgcattcacactggggaaaggctgttcacctgctccatgtgtaggaagggattcacccgatcatcccatctgttgaggcaccagagagttcacactggggagaggccgttcatatgcactatgtgggaaagg CACAATGGTCTGCTGAAACATCAACgcattcacactggagagagaccattCTCTTGCTCTGTGTGTGGCAAGAGATTCGctgattcatccaacctgctgattcatcagcgagttcacactggggaaaggccgttcacctgctcggtgtgtgggaagggattcacacagtCATCCTCCTTActcagacaccagcgagttcacaagtga